The Apium graveolens cultivar Ventura chromosome 6, ASM990537v1, whole genome shotgun sequence genome contains a region encoding:
- the LOC141668307 gene encoding histone acetyltransferase GCN5-like isoform X2, with protein MDTHLPPIPRALPTHTPSPSHSASASATSSLHKRKRASPHAPPFSDDLESISGRNNHSSSSPSSSEEVVDEDEDDYDATIRTFTSSRLENAGNNGSGRSNVKVKTESLVKVEVKESGATAAGLVVKEDNVKSIFTENIQTSGAYSAREENLKREEEAGQLKFACVRNDGIDEHMVWLIGLKNIFARQLPNMPKEYIVRLVMDRSHKSVMLIRRNTVVGGITYRPYLSQKFGEIAFCAITSDEQVKGYGTRLMNHLKEHARDVDRLTHFLTYADNNAVGYFNKQGFTKEIYLEQERWHGYIKDYDGGILMECKIDPKLPYTDLSTMIRRQRQAIDEKIRELSNCHIVYTGIDFQKKEAGVPKKLIKVEDIRGLREAGWSPDQWGHSRFKTVNASADSTANQKSLTGFMRTLLKAMYDHPDSWPFKEPVDSCDVPDYYDIIRDPMDARRMFSNARTYNSPETIYYKCSTRLEAHFSTKVQTALQACLKIQQ; from the exons ATGGACACACACTTGCCACCAATTCCACGCGCCCTCCCCACCCACACTCCCTCTCCGTCCCACTCCGCCTCAGCCTCCGCCACCTCCTCTCTCCACAAACGCAAACGCGCCTCTCCTCACGCGCCGCCCTTCTCCGACGACCTCGAAAGCATCAGCGGCCGCAACAACCACTCCTCCTCCTCTCCTTCCTCCTCCGAAGAAGTCgttgatgaagatgaagatgattATGATGCTACCATACGCACTTTCACTTCTTCCAGACTCGAAAATGCCGGGAATAATGGAAGTGGACGGAGTAATGTGAAGGTTAAGACGGAGAGTTTGGTTAAAGTTGAGGTTAAGGAGAGTGGAGCGACTGCGGCAGGGTTGGTGGTGAAGGAGGATAATGTTAAGAGTATTTTTACGGAGAATATTCAGACCAGTGGCGCGTATAGTGCTCGAGAGGAGAATTTGAAACGCGAG GAGGAAGCAGGACAACTCAAGTTTGCATGTGTAAGAAATGATGGTATAGATGAGCACATGGTTTG GTTAATAGGATTGAAGAACATCTTTGCCAGACAACTGCCAAATATGCCAAAGGAGTACATTGTTCGCCTTGTGATGGACAG AAGTCATAAATCTGTAATGCTTATCAGACGTAACACAGTTGTTGGTGGGATAACATACCGGCCGTATTTAAG CCAGAAGTTTGGCGAGATAGCTTTCTGTGCAATAACATCAGATGAACAAGTAAAAGGTTATGGCACTAGATTGATGAATCATTTAAAGGAACATGCACGTGAtgttgataggctgacacattTTCTGACTTATGCCGACAATAACGCTGTTGGATATTTTAATAAACAG GGTTTTACCAAAGAAATTTACTTGGAGCAAGAGCGTTGGCATGG GTATATCAAAGATTACGACGGAGGGATCCTTATGGAGTGTAAAATTGATCCCAAGCTGCCATACACTGATTTGTCAACTATGATCCGACGTCAGAGGCAG GCAATTGATGAAAAGATACGTGAACTATCAAATTGTCACATTGTCTACACTGGAATTGATTTCCAGAAG AAAGAAGCCGGTGTACCTAAAAAGCTCATCAAAGTTGAGGATATCCGTGGTTTGA GAGAGGCTGGATGGAGTCCTGATCAATGGGGTCATTCCCGTTTTAAAACGGTGAATGCTTCTGCAGACAGCACAGCTAATCAGAAGTCATTGACTGGCTTCATGCGTACACTTCTTAAG GCAATGTATGACCATCCTGATTCTTGGCCATTCAAAGAACCAGTTGATTCATGTGACGTGCCTGATTATTATGACATAATCAGAGATCCTATGG ATGCAAGGAGGATGTTTTCAAACGCACGAACATACAACTCTCCAGAAACTATATACTATAAATGTTCAACCAG GTTGGAAGCACATTTCTCAACAAAGGTTCAAACAGCTCTTCAGGCATGTCTCAAAATTCAACAGTAA
- the LOC141668307 gene encoding histone acetyltransferase GCN5-like isoform X1: MDTHLPPIPRALPTHTPSPSHSASASATSSLHKRKRASPHAPPFSDDLESISGRNNHSSSSPSSSEEVVDEDEDDYDATIRTFTSSRLENAGNNGSGRSNVKVKTESLVKVEVKESGATAAGLVVKEDNVKSIFTENIQTSGAYSAREENLKREEEAGQLKFACVRNDGIDEHMVWLIGLKNIFARQLPNMPKEYIVRLVMDRSHKSVMLIRRNTVVGGITYRPYLSQKFGEIAFCAITSDEQVKGYGTRLMNHLKEHARDVDRLTHFLTYADNNAVGYFNKQGFTKEIYLEQERWHGYIKDYDGGILMECKIDPKLPYTDLSTMIRRQRQAIDEKIRELSNCHIVYTGIDFQKKEAGVPKKLIKVEDIRGLREAGWSPDQWGHSRFKTVNASADSTANQKSLTGFMRTLLKAMYDHPDSWPFKEPVDSCDVPDYYDIIRDPMDLKTMSKRVESEQYYVTFEMFVADARRMFSNARTYNSPETIYYKCSTRLEAHFSTKVQTALQACLKIQQ, from the exons ATGGACACACACTTGCCACCAATTCCACGCGCCCTCCCCACCCACACTCCCTCTCCGTCCCACTCCGCCTCAGCCTCCGCCACCTCCTCTCTCCACAAACGCAAACGCGCCTCTCCTCACGCGCCGCCCTTCTCCGACGACCTCGAAAGCATCAGCGGCCGCAACAACCACTCCTCCTCCTCTCCTTCCTCCTCCGAAGAAGTCgttgatgaagatgaagatgattATGATGCTACCATACGCACTTTCACTTCTTCCAGACTCGAAAATGCCGGGAATAATGGAAGTGGACGGAGTAATGTGAAGGTTAAGACGGAGAGTTTGGTTAAAGTTGAGGTTAAGGAGAGTGGAGCGACTGCGGCAGGGTTGGTGGTGAAGGAGGATAATGTTAAGAGTATTTTTACGGAGAATATTCAGACCAGTGGCGCGTATAGTGCTCGAGAGGAGAATTTGAAACGCGAG GAGGAAGCAGGACAACTCAAGTTTGCATGTGTAAGAAATGATGGTATAGATGAGCACATGGTTTG GTTAATAGGATTGAAGAACATCTTTGCCAGACAACTGCCAAATATGCCAAAGGAGTACATTGTTCGCCTTGTGATGGACAG AAGTCATAAATCTGTAATGCTTATCAGACGTAACACAGTTGTTGGTGGGATAACATACCGGCCGTATTTAAG CCAGAAGTTTGGCGAGATAGCTTTCTGTGCAATAACATCAGATGAACAAGTAAAAGGTTATGGCACTAGATTGATGAATCATTTAAAGGAACATGCACGTGAtgttgataggctgacacattTTCTGACTTATGCCGACAATAACGCTGTTGGATATTTTAATAAACAG GGTTTTACCAAAGAAATTTACTTGGAGCAAGAGCGTTGGCATGG GTATATCAAAGATTACGACGGAGGGATCCTTATGGAGTGTAAAATTGATCCCAAGCTGCCATACACTGATTTGTCAACTATGATCCGACGTCAGAGGCAG GCAATTGATGAAAAGATACGTGAACTATCAAATTGTCACATTGTCTACACTGGAATTGATTTCCAGAAG AAAGAAGCCGGTGTACCTAAAAAGCTCATCAAAGTTGAGGATATCCGTGGTTTGA GAGAGGCTGGATGGAGTCCTGATCAATGGGGTCATTCCCGTTTTAAAACGGTGAATGCTTCTGCAGACAGCACAGCTAATCAGAAGTCATTGACTGGCTTCATGCGTACACTTCTTAAG GCAATGTATGACCATCCTGATTCTTGGCCATTCAAAGAACCAGTTGATTCATGTGACGTGCCTGATTATTATGACATAATCAGAGATCCTATGG ATTTAAAGACAATGTCAAAGCGAGTTGAGTCAGAGCAATACTACGTCACATTTGAGATGTTTGTTGCAGATGCAAGGAGGATGTTTTCAAACGCACGAACATACAACTCTCCAGAAACTATATACTATAAATGTTCAACCAG GTTGGAAGCACATTTCTCAACAAAGGTTCAAACAGCTCTTCAGGCATGTCTCAAAATTCAACAGTAA
- the LOC141665648 gene encoding uncharacterized protein LOC141665648 → MANSRTIRYLGDIVTQIRPSFIFLSETLVKKNVVEKVCRKLGFAGFHNVDSYGTGGGLALMWKNECNIVIKDSCLHYIDFEISIDQIGRWRYTGYYGCPERERRQESWNMLRDLAGRSMLPWCLIGDLNDMMLADEKLGGCAHPRRLLKGFTNIISGCQLMDLRFVGNRFTWEHERGGNRWIQERLYRVLANSQWRNLFPRAEVIVLDVSTSDHLPLNLQLNCKMFAPKSHRFRFENMWLKEKDCLHIVQTCWREMIDQSIMQKINFCCLKLLEWGRGMIKEFKGKIKNYKQRLKNLRSRRDRDGIRQYNEDQNGDWKEEEEDIQNIVIQYFDNLFKSNQTEEMLTPREVVTCVTEEQNNELMKSVQYDEVKMAVFSMQAEKAPGLDGLNPGFYQAFWNIVGDDVTEFCRSFFNTGTLPQDINRTLVCLIPKVKKPTQMTELRPISLCSVLMRIVSKVFANRLKPCLKMIVSDKQSAFIEGRLLTDNALLAYEINHCIKRQTPGKHGLTGLKLDISKAYDRLEWHYIEYMLKIFGFNSVQEVQTPGKYLGMPMSIGKRKVSEFHFITDKVKQKLQGWSSKQILKGGKYTLLQTAAQTMPNFWMNLFLIPQEICENIEVFLNGFWWGSGQDRKGIRWKAWDKLCVIKEAGGLGFRKLRNFNISMLAKKGWRLINNDNPLVTMCMRARYYPNGHFLSAKLGTNPSYMWRSIFAAQEIVGKGCRRRIGDGQQTEIWKVPWLPDVENEYLTTPMPEYLAGSKVCNLMQLDNKEWDDEILKDVCNERDRDLIKKVPLLRRNEDDTWFWLLDD, encoded by the exons ATGGCCAACTCACGTACAATTCGATACTTAGGTGACATTGTCACTCAAATACGGCCGAGTTTTATTTTCTTGTCTGAGACATTGGTTAAAAAGAACGTAGTTGAAAAGGTGTGTAGGAAGTTAGGCTTTGCAGGGTTCCATAATGTTGATTCTTATGGTACGGGGGGAGGCTTAGCATTGATGTGGAAGAATGAATGTAATATTGTGATTAAGGATAGCTGCTTACATTATATTGATTTCGAAATAAGTATTGATCAAATTGGAAGGTGGCGGTATACGGGTTACTATGGATGTCCTGAGAGAGAACGAAGACAGGAATCGTGGAACATGCTTCGTGATTTAGCTGGTAGATCGATGTTGCCATGGTGCCTTATAGGTGATCTCAATGATATGATGCTGGCGGATGAGAAGCTGGGAGGGTGTGCTCACCCAAGACGCTTATTGAAGGGGTTCACAAATATTATAAGTGGTTGTCAATTGATGGATTTAAGGTTTGTTGGCAACAGGTTTACATGGGAACATGAAAGAGGTGGTAACAGGTGGATTCAGGAGAGGCTTTATCGAGTTTTGGCGAATAGTCAATGGAGAAACCTTTTCCCACGTGCTGAAGTTATAGTGTTGGATGTATCGACTTCGGACCATCTACCTTTAAACTTACAACTTAATTGCAAAATGTTTGCTCCCAAGTCACATCGTTTTCGTTTCGAAAATATGTGGTTGAAGGAGAAAGATTGTTTGCATATTGTTCAAACGTGTTGGAGGGAGATGATTGATCAGAGTATTATGCAGAAAATTAACTTTTGTTGCCTTAAGCTGTTAGAGTGGGGTAGAGGTATGATCAAGGAGTTCAAGGGTAAGATTAAAAATTATAAGCAGAGGCTAAAAAATTTGCGATCTAGACGAGATAGGGATGGGATCAGGCAATATAATGAG GATCAAAACGGGGATTGGAAGGAGGAGGAAGAGGATATTCAGAATATTGTCATTCAGTATTTTGATAATCTCTTTAAATCTAATCAGACAGAGGAGATGTTAACACCGAGGGAGGTGGTAACCTGTGTTACAGAGGAGCAGAATAATGAGCTTATGAAGAGTGTACAATATGATGAAGTTAAAATGGCTGTATTTTCTATGCAGGCAGAGAAGGCACCGGGGTTAGATGGTTTAAATCCTGGATTCTACCAAGCGTTTTGGAATATAGTGGGCGACGATGTAACGGAGTTTTGTCGATCTTTTTTCAACACAGGGACTTTACCTCAAGATATAAACCGTACTTTGGTATGCCTTATTCCAAAAGTTAAAAAACCTACGCAAATGACAGAGTTGAGACCGATTTCATTGTGTAGTGTTTTGATGAGGATTGTCTCTAAGGTGTTTGCCAACAGACTCAAACCGTGCTTAAAAATGATTGTGTCCGACAAGCAAAGTGCTTTTATTGAAGGGAGACTCTTAACAGACAATGCATTGCTGGCCTACGAGATTAACCATTGTATTAAAAGACAGACACCAGGTAAACATGGATTAACAGGGCTTAAGTTGGATATTTCAAAGGCGTATGATAGATTGGAATGGCATTATATTGAGTACATGCTTAAAATTTTTGGCTTTAATTCA GTGCAAGAAGTTCAAACACCGGGGAAATACTTGGGGATGCCTATGAGTATAGGAAAGAGGAAGGTGTCAGAGTTTCACTTTATCACAGATAAAGTCAAACAAAAGTTGCAGGGATGGAGTAGTAAACAAATTTTGAAGGGGGGAAAATATACTTTGCTGCAAACGGCTGCTCAAACAATGCCCAACTTTTGGATGAATTTATTTTTGATTCCTCAAGAAATATGCGAGAATATAGAGGTGTTTCTTAACGGTTTTTGGTGGGGGAGTGGGCAGGATAGGAAAGGTATACGGTGGAAAGCTTGGGATAAGTTATGTGTGATAAAAGAGGCTGGAGGTTTGGGATTTCGTAAACTTCGAAATTTCAATATTTCTATGCTTGCCAAGAAAGGTTGGAGGTTGATTAATAATGATAACCCTTTGGTTACAATGTGTATGCGTGCTAGATATTATCCTAATGGCCATTTTCTGTCAGCAAAACTCGGTACTAACCCGAGCTACATGTGGAGAAGTATTTTTGCAGCACAAGAGATAGTTGGGAAGGGGTGTCGTAGGCGGATAGGAGATGGTCAACAAACTGAGATATGGAAGGTTCCATGGTTGCCTGATGTGGAGAATGAGTATTTAACTACACCTATGCCTGAGTACCTTGCAGGTAGTAAGGTTTGTAATTTGATGCAGCTAGATAATAAGGAGTGGGATGATGAAATTTTAAAGGATGTATGTAATGAAAGAGATAGAGATCTGATAAAGAAAGTGCCTCTTCTACGACGTAACGAGGATGATACATGGTTTTGGTTACTTGATGACTAG
- the LOC141665650 gene encoding uncharacterized protein LOC141665650, with product MSSFGIKAAVSNLLIKWRKAQDEKLCDVSHTRRSIAVSKWEKPQQNWVKINIDAALFEDIGYVGMGSIVRGADGQFLLAHSVRREGMVPPREAEALSLKEALSWLKDKDFRRCIFETDSQVLAKAYNSVTGRSYFATIVRDCMDLFHHYDEVDVCFTRRSANSAAHSVRREDWVCWDGEYCSRSRWPV from the coding sequence ATGTCGAGTTTTGGCATAAAAGCAGCTGTATCAAATCTCTTGATTAAATGGAGGAAAGCTCAGGACGAGAAATTATGTGATGTTAGTCATACCAGAAGATCGATAGCTGTGAGTAAATGGGAGAAACCTCAGCAAAACTGGGTAAAAATAAACATTGATGCGGCATTGTTTGAAGACATTGGGTATGTTGGGATGGGGAGTATTGTTCGAGGAGCAGATGGCCAGTTTCTTTTAGCTCATAGTGTAAGAAGAGAAGGGATGGTGCCGCCAAGGGAAGCTGAAGCTTTATCCCTCAAGGAAGCCTTGTCCTGGCTTAAAGATAAGGACTTTCGAAGATGCATATTTGAGACTGATTCTCAAGTTCTGGCAAAGGCCTACAACAGTGTTACTGGAAGATCTTATTTTGCAACCATTGTTCGAGATTGTATGGATTTGTTTCACCATTATGATGAAGTGGATGTGTGTTTCACACGTAGATCTGCGAATAGTGCTGCTCATAGTGTAAGAAGAGAAGATTGGGTATGTTGGGATGGGGAGTATTGTTCGAGGAGCAGATGGCCAGTTTGA
- the LOC141665651 gene encoding uncharacterized protein LOC141665651: MGSIVRGADGQFLLAHSVRREGMVPPREVEALSLKEALSWLKDKDFRRCIFETDSQVLAKSCNSVTGRSYFATIVRDCMDLFHHYDEVEVCFTRRSANSAAHALSRVAYSLSESREWNLNAPEFIHHVLLSEAL; this comes from the coding sequence ATGGGGAGTATTGTTCGAGGAGCAGATGGCCAATTTCTTTTAGCTCATAGTGTAAGAAGAGAAGGGATGGTGCCGCCAAGGGAAGTTGAAGCTTTATCCCTCAAGGAAGCCTTGTCCTGGCTTAAAGACAAGGACTTTCGAAGATGCATATTTGAGACTGATTCTCAAGTTCTGGCAAAGTCCTGCAACAGTGTTACTGGAAGATCTTATTTTGCAACCATTGTTCGAGATTGTATGGATTTGTTTCACCACTATGATGAAGTGGAGGTGTGTTTCACACGTAGATCTGCGAATAGTGCTGCTCATGCTCTTTCGAGGGTGGCATATTCTTTGTCAGAGTCTAGGGAATGGAATTTAAATGCCCCTGAATTTATTCATCATGTACTTCTTTCTGAAGCTTTATAA